DNA from Tursiops truncatus isolate mTurTru1 chromosome 8, mTurTru1.mat.Y, whole genome shotgun sequence:
AGATCTTCCCAAAGCCCACTGGACCATACTAGCCCTCAGCCTGAACCCCTTCAGTGGTTCCCCTGGCTCACAAGTCTGGACCCATAACAATCCTTGGGAGGCTCTGCACAGCCCTGTACAcgctcccccccacaccccccaccgCCAACCCATCCTTGCCCTCTTCTAACGCACTGGATGTGTCCTCCTTCTCTGGTGGACCTCCGCACAGAAGCTGGGCATGCTCTCTGGCCCTTCTGGTTCTGCTCGACTCCTCCTTGCGCTCTGCTTGGAcatcatctcctccaggaagccctccctgaccaccttcCACTGCCCCCAACACACAGGCGGCCTCAGGGGCTTTCTCAGTGTCCGCAGCCTCCCGGGTCCCTCTGCCACACAATTCACTGGGAGGAAACACAGGTTTGGGGGCTGTTGAGGGACGGGGCTCCCGGGTCATACAGATCCAGGAGTGGCTCAGGCGGCCGCACTTCGCAGATCTAAGGCTTAGGCCAAGTTACTACACAagtccgtgcctcagtttccccatctgtaaagcgAAAATAATCGTTCCTCCCCACACGGCTGccgggaggattaaatgaagacGCCAGGATGAAGGTTTAGCATAGAGTAGGCATGGCTCCCGCGAGGAATCACCACAGGCTACGATTCTCATCACCGTTATCATACACGCCCCGCTGAGGCCGAGAGGGTGTCCTCCAGCCCAGGGCGCCGGGTCTGGCAGGAGCAGCAACCTTAAACCACGCCTCGGATGTCCCGCCTCCAAGAGCTCGGGAGTCCCGACTCACTAGTTTCTCGCACCCAACCCGGCGGCGCTCTACACCACTTCAAGCCCCTGCCTGCTCCCCTAGCCAATCGGAGAAAAGACTTTTTCGATCCCGCCTCTTTCGGCTGCGCCACCAGCCAATCAGACCACACCACGAAGAGTCCACGCCCAATGGTAGCATCCCAGAATGTAGGCTCCGCCTCTCGACGGACAGGCCCCTCGGCCCTGGAAGGAGAGGCAGCGATTCAAGGTGGGTGTTCGGGGCTCAGGTGTTAAGGCCCAGCCTGGGCAGCGCGGCATCGGGGTCGAGTGTGCGGCCCCCGTTGGCTCCGCCGGCTCCGCGCCCGGGCTTTATCTCGGCCCGCTCAGAACCCGCGGCCTCTGTGTCCTTGAGCGTGCAGCGGGCGGGAAACCGGCACCGTCAGGGCGCATATGCACCTCCTGCGCCCGTCGGGTCAGAGGTCATGAGGAAGGGCGGGGAAGGAGCCGGGTTGGGTGCCTGGCACTGAAGTCAGCGGTCAAAAGAAATGGTCCCGCTAGAGGTCACAGGTCAGGAGAGGGGCACTTTTGGCCTCGGCtacgtgccaggctctgggctaaaCCCTTGGCATCTTCGAGCCTCCTCCATTCTCGTGACCTCCCATTTCACAAGTGAGAAAACCCAAGGTCACTTGGCAGGCTGGGAGACAGTTCCAGAAGGACCTTGATGCTGGGGAGAGGAATTTGATCTTGAGGGTTATTTAAGCCCTTAAAAGGTTCATtaggggagggctgggggtgtaAAGGGAGGGGTCTGGCCTGGGTTCACGTCCTGGTCCCACCCCCTCagtgtgtgactttaggcaagtcactgAACACGACTGAGCTGTGGCTTCTCATCTGTGCCTCCCTCTGAGGTCATCATGTGGACAAAGTGACAGTGCGTGTGacccctagcacagtgcctggcacggtgAGCTCTGAATAAACGCCGGTGGCAGGTGGCAGTGTTAACCTGGGTCAGGTTGGAGGCCGGGAGGGGCTGCACCTGGGAACAGGAAGCCCGTCTGTGCCTCTGACAGGAATGGGGGTGAGCAGGGACAAGCTGACACAGTGGCACTGGGGTCAAGGGTCAAGGCTCCTGCAATGCTAGGGttcccgggggtgggggtggggaaccaTGCCTGTCTGAGACCCACCTATGCCTCACTTCTTGCCCACAGATGCGCTGTCTGACCACGCCCATGCTGCTTCGGGCCCTGGCCCAGGCCGCACGTGCAGGTAGGACCAAGGGAGCCTTTCCTGGGTGTGAGGGGCCCAGCCTCCTAGCATGAGGTCACATCTGCACAGTGTAATCCCTATCCTTGCAGGGCATCCCAGTGGCCGGAGCCTCCACAGAAGCACAGCGGCAGCCACCTACAGTGAGTCCCGGGGTGCCTCAAGCCTCAGGCTTTCTGATCATCGTcctgccagaggcaggggagaaGGCCTGTGTTCTGGTCCTGGCTTTGCTGGGGGCTCGCcctctcggagcctcagtttccactctGTATAAAGAGGATGGTGATCAAGATTGAATATGATTCTTGGGGGCCGGGTCTGTCATTGCAGGGGGTAGAGGGCCTTCCATGTGGCTACACCGTGTGATCTCAGACCTTCCCCGTGTAGGACAAGGAGGGAGCTGCCAGGtgtgagccctgggagctgtgcctCTTCATCAGGACCCCAGTACCCAAGCCCCTTCCAACCCCCATCAACTCCTGGCTTGGATGGCCACACAGGCACAGGGAGAAGCTGGCGAGGACTGCCCAGGGCCTGAGGCTGGCCTCGAGGGTGCTCACTGAGGCGGAGGAGGTTTGGTGAATGAACAAACCCCTGGGGGGCCCAGCTGTTGCACCTAGGAGGCCAGGCCTCGTCTCCCTGAGCTGGAGTCCTTGGGGAGGGCCTGTGTGAGGCCTGCTGCCACGGCCTCTCCGCCCTCCTCCCCTGCAGAATATGTGAACATGCGGGAGCCCTCAATGGACATGAAGTCGGTGACCGACCGGGCAGCTCAGACCCTGCTGTGGACCGAGCTCATCCGAGGTgggccctggggggaggggggaggccggCTGGTCGGGGGCACAGATGTGTTAGGGAGGAGGGCCCCCTCCCACCGTGCCTGTGCCACCCCCAGGCCTGGGCATGACCCTGAGCTACCTGTTCCGAGAGCCAGCCACCATCAACTACCCATTTGAGAAGGGCCCACTGAGCCCGCGCTTCCGCGGCGAGCATGCGCTGCGCCGGTACCCATCCGGGGAGGAGCGCTGCATCGCCTGCAAGCTCTGCGAGGCCGTCTGCCCAGCCCAGGTGAGCCCCTGACCCCAACTGACCGCCCCCCGGCCCCTGCCGCTGGGAGAGGGAGGCCACAGCCTGCTGCAGAGAGAGTGAAGCAGGCAGCCCTGGGCCCGAACTCTGGGCGCCCTGCCGGGTGGGTGTCCCCAGAAAGTCCCTTTCCCGATCTGAGCCTCTTCCCCCCGTGAATGGGAGCCGACTCAGAGGCAGTGAGTCAGGGGAGGGAAACTTCCAGCCCTGAGCAGGCCACGTGACACACGTGGGTCCTGCCCTTGGGGGTCTGGTCGGGGGCGTGAAACCCAGGCCTCGAGCCACGAGGCAGCACCTGAGGGTTTCCACTTTTACCCGGATGCAGCAGCCGTTTCAGGAGCACTGCCTGTGTGCCTGCCACAGGACCGGACCCAGGGACACGTGTGCCACAGCCGAGGCCCTCACTGCCCCCGGTTGCTGCTCCTTTGAGCCCCTGGCATCTGGTTCTGTCGGAGGGTCCCACACGGACTATTAGTGcagaaacagacagacacagCTGGGGCTCTTGGGCTGGCGGATGTGCCCGgcaggagcccagcaggctcAGGGGTCCTCACGGTCCACACAGCGACCCCCTCCCAGCGGCCGCTCCAGGCCACATCTCTGTGACTCCGGATGGCTGCTGTCCACGACCTGCCTCATTTCCTGGACCACTCCCAGGTCCTGCAGGCCACGGGTTGTGGCCTTGCTGTCCCCAGTCTAGCCACCGACCTGGAGCACGTAGGAGAGCCccgaaaaaataataacagtggtGGCATCCAGACAGAGTGCCGGCTGTGGACCAGGCACTGAGCCAAACTCATGACTCATCTCTGCAACAACTCTAGGAGGTAgagattattatccccatttttatagatgaggaaacggaggcacaaaGAGATGAGGCTAATAACCAAAGGTCCCACTATGAGTGGTGGGCATTACACTCCTGGGGACATCTGAGGGCCTTTGCCACATCCCTTTGAAGGTCCTCCCAGCTGTGGGAGGCCCCAggccaccccttcccccagctggTGCAAGTGTGCACCCAGGAAGTGAGAGTTAAGGACCTGTGTTTGAGTCTGGGCTCTGCCCCTCACGTactgtgtggctttgggaaacccctcaacctctctgagcctcagttttctcatccattaaATGGGGATAACTAGATGTAATTGGGAAGGTTGTTCAACATGCAACCGACAGTAATGGGGCATTTTTTTACCGGGTGGGACCCCTTGGGTCTGCAGGTGCTATGGTGAACAAGGCAGGCAACGGCCCTCTCCTTGTGGGACTCACGTTCTCAGGCAGGAGGTGCTGGCCGTTAACAAACAAGAGAATGTCAGCTGGGGCAAGCGCTCAGAGGCCGACGTCACAGCCGCGCCGGGCGGCCTGTTAGGAGAGGGGTCAGGAAACGCACACGTGGGCCGAGGGTGGATGACAGAGGGTCCGCTCTGTAGGCCCTGGGGGGCCAGTCCCGCAGGAGTGGGAATGAGCCGTGGCGGGGGCTGGATCCTGTGCCTGGGGCCAGCGTGGCTGGCAGGTGACAGTACCCTGTGCCACCCCCCAGGCCATCACCATTGAGGCTGAGCCTCGGGCCGATGGCAGCCGCCGGACCACACGTTACGACATAGACATGACCAAGTGTATCTACTGCGGCTTCTGCCAGGAGGCCTGCCCTGTGGACGCCATCGTTGAGGTGAGCGGGCCCCGCGGCGGGGGGGGCCGGGGCGGAAGCTCCTCGGAGGGGCCTGACGTGGCTGCGTCTGCTCCCCCGCTCACAGGGCCCCAACTTCGAGTTCTCCACGGAGACGCACGAGGAGCTGCTCTACAACAAGGAGAAGCTGCTCAACAACGGGGACAAGTGGGAGGCCGAGATCGCCGCCAACATCCAGGCCGACTACCTCTACCGGTGACCGGCCCGCCGGCTGGCCCGAGGTCCCCTTCTGCCTAATAAAAGAGCTCTGACCTCCCCACCGCCTCTGTCATCAGTCCGCCGTCCAGGCCTGACCACGGCCTGTGGCTTCCTCCATTGGACCAGGTCCTTGGACAGAGTCGCCCTCCTGTGCGACTCTGTGGGACCTGCCAGGCCCTCCCCGTGGCTGGGCCCGGGCCCGCGGCAGTGTGTGGCCCACACATCTTCCTGGGCATGTTCCCCAAGGCTCCGCAGGCTGGAGGTCGGCCCAGGTCCACTGTTCCCATAATCCTGTGTGCccaaggggtggggctggggcctgtCCTCTCCTGAGGGCCACCCACAGCTGAGACCCTAAGGACCTAGAGCCTCTCGCAAGGCCGCAGGCAGAAATACATCAAGAGCAGGAACTTGGAAAGGCCAGAGCATCCTTgctgggaggcaggggaaggCTGCTctgggggggggtgtgtgtgacaGTCACGAGGGGGTGACCCAGGCCCTGCTGCCTGTGAGctggctctgcctctcctccagCCACATCCGCTTTTCTCCCCAGCTTCCCCAGACCAGGCTGCTGGCATGGCTTCTGCCGCTCAGGACTTCCTGCTTTGCTGTCGCAGCCAAGTGACATGGTTCCTTCTGGGGCCACACGCAAGCCCAGTGGCAGCAGAGTAGCCAAAAACAGCCCCCTCTAACTTGGTGCTAAGAGGTGTGAGAGGATTTCAATTCATTCTCAGCAGTGAGGAAACTGGCTCAGAGGGGGGAAGTGTCTTGCTCAGGATCACACAGCACACATCTGATGAAAAAACTAATTCGGGCCTGAGAGATCTCGGAGTTCCCTTTCTCCATTATTTCCAAAAGTGCTTTTTACAAAACACTGATCTCCCAAGATGCTTCTTGGAAGGGTGTTCTAGGGACCAGTAAGTGTGGGAAATGCCCCAAGTGCCTCTCCCCTCTGGGACAGGCACTGCATGATAGCACATTCAAGGCTCTGAGAAGGCCTGCAGCAAAGAAACCCAGATTACCCAGCTCATTACCAGGAAGCCCCTTTTCTCAGAtcccctgctgacacctggacCTACTTACCAGGCCAGGATGGGCCATCTCCTGATGCAGAAGTGGCCCAGGACCTGTGTGGGCCCCACCACTGGCCAAGGTTCTGGGGTCCTTTGAACCCACAAAATGGCACAGAGGTGAGAAGTGCAGGACCAGGAAGGAAGACTTGAGCCCGGGGAGTGTCCACGAGTCCAGCACCACTAGTCCTGCTGGCTGCTGGGGGCAGGAGCTCTCCAAAAACAAGGCCAGTTGTAAGAGGCAGGCTTGAAAATCCTAAATCGCCTCTAATTTTGCTTTTCCCACACATAACCAGCACTAGACGCTTGACATGGAGCCTCCATCTGTACGCAGGTAAATAGAATACTTTCATTTAAAGTGGAtgagtctagggacttccctggcggtccagtggttaagactccacacttccagtgcaggggctgtgggttcgatccctggttggggaactaagattgcccatgccatgcagcacagccaaaaaaaataaaataaaatggatgagtGTATCCAGCTCCTGACTTGATTCTCTCCCTTACTGCTGGGTCAGAGTGCAGCTCTAACGCCATTTTGTAACATGATAGAGTTCCAGTTTGCCCTGAGCAGGAAGTATCGACCCGAGGCCCCCACTGGTACTCAGTTTGGTTGTGTCGAGGTTACTCCTTGAAAGTAGCCCCTCCGTGCCCCAGAAAGTGTCTCCCACTTTGCTGAAGACACTAGCCTTGGCTGTGACTCAGTTGCCAGCGCCCAGCTCTGGGGCTCCGTttgcccaccctccccccacctctcacAGGCCCTTGCCCTGAGGGGCCCCAGCGGGTGCAGGCTTGGCCTGTCCAAAGTGCAGGCAGCTGGACAGTCGTGAGCCCCAGGTTGTGGGTGCTGCGATAGGACAAACTGCACGGAGCTCAGTAGCAGCAAGGTCATGGGGACACATCCAGCCACAGGAGGAGTGACAGCCAGGGCAGAGCATTGCCCAGTGCCTGCTGGGTGCGGGACCCAGGCCCTGGCCCTTGGTGTCCTGCTGCCATTGAggaaagaggcccagagaagggcagCCACCTGCCCAAAGGCCCAGACCACTGGACCTGGAGTCCAAGGTGGTGATCAGAAGCAGGAAGCTCTAAGGACCTGTGTAATTGCGTGCGGCCTCACGCAAGGGGGAGGGGGTCCTAGAGGTGGGGACACGTAGGTGTTGGGCCCCAGGCCTGAGCGTATTGGGGTCTAATCAGCCCAGTGAGCCCTCTAGATGGTGGGTAGCCCCGGAGCTGGGCCTAGGCTGGGCATCTCCCCACGTCCCGGCCACGTAGATGTGCGCGGTTGGTGCTGGTCAGTGTCTGCTCCAGCCTCCGGGCCTCCTCGCCCGTATTAGGCGGCCCACAGCTCCGAATGGTCTCCCAGCCTGGAGCAAGGAAGCGAGGCCGCCAGGCAATCCTAGCCCAGGGCCTGCCTCCGACCCGCGCTCCAGCTCCCAGGACTCCGGATGGGGGTTCGGGGCGGGCCAGGGGCGGAGCTTCCATGGCTCCGCCCCTCCGGCCCCGCCCGCCGCGGAAAGTGAGTTGCGTGGGCGCCGCGGCGGGGATCTCAGAGCTGGGAGTGCAGAGCTGCGCAGAGCAGCGCCGCGTGCAGCCGACCCGGGGGTAAGTGCCCCAGACGGGGGCTGCAGAGCCCCCAGTTCTGCCTACCACCCTCGCTTCTCACTGCCCTGGGAAGCGGAGGGTGTCGTGGCGCCCCAACCCAGCTGGGTCAGTAGAGGCAGCTCAATCGTCCGGCCCGCGGGTGTCAGCCGTTGCCGGGGGCCACAGAGgcgaaagaggagaaagaaggcgaaagaggagaaagaagaggagaatggGGGTGTTAACAGCCTATAACAAACAAGTAGTATTGAGCTCAGCTGTGCCGGGCTAGGTGGTGCTCAGAGCTTTCTCTGCTGCATCTTCCTGGCAGGGAGggacccattctacagatgaggaaactgaggcccacccAACTAGGAAGAGGCGGAGCTAGAAGAGAGCGCACGCAGACCCTCGTCTCCAGCCCAGCTCGTCGTGGCGGGCCAGGGGCTCAGAGGAGAGATCTGGTGGTTTTCTGGAGGAGTTGGCTTTAAGCCTCCAGCCTCCCAAGGGAGCAGGAGGAGAGGGGCACAGAGTGACTAGAGCCTGGACCCTGAGGGTGGAGGCACCTTCATTTGTTCTGTAAATGTCTCTGGGTGGCCCCTGGCTCAGGAAGGGGTCAGGGAGGATGAGGGGGAGGGGATGAGACAGTGGAGGCCTGAAATGCCAGGGGAGGGATCTGCCCAGGTCTCTGCACCCCTGTGCTCACCATGGCTTGTCCCATCCAAGGGACGTGCCCAGGCCGCAGGGCTGCTGCCCTGCCTGGATCCCCAGACCTAGCTCCCTACAACCCCCCTTTGGCCAGCCCAGCCTTTTGGGGTACCTGGGGCAGAGAACAGCCCTTCCCTGAGCGCATACTGTGGGCTGGGACTTCCAAacctgcagccccagggcctggctcctGCCTGGCTCCGTCCCCTGCTGACCCGTCTATAAAACAGGGCTacagtgccccctcccccaaggaTTGCTGTTAGATTTAAATGAGGTATTGCGGGCGAGGGAGTTACATGGGGGCCCTTGTTATTTTTATCTCCCCACCTAGGTCCTGTCTCTGGCGGGGTGGCCAAGTCCCATTCACCCAAAGAGGaagtggaggcccagagagggtgagagaCTCCCCAAAGAACACACAGTAATCACAGCTTGGTAGGGCTCAGAGCCTTGGTCCCTGGCCCTCTTGCCCACCCTTCCCTGTTCAGGGCCTGCTGCTTCCACAGCCCGCAGCTGTCTCTCCCCATTCTCTCTTGTATTCTCccggggctggggaaggggctgcttttccttttttttttttttcttttacatttaagtaaaCCAGACCCAGGAGAGGAAGTGACCAACTAGgcaggccccagcccagcccagacaGCACTGGCAGGGTGTCAGATGTTCACCCTCTCAGCGGGGCTCTGGCCtgttcctgtcccctcccctcccccgctcaATTTGCgagctaaggaaactgagtcccacaGAGGGGCAGGGGCCGGCCCTGGGCCCCAAGGGCAGTGGCCATGGAGCCCTGGCTTGTGGGCTGGGCGTCTACAGGGCCCAGGGAGGCTACCCTGGCGCTCCCCCTGCCCTGCGGGCGGCGATTAAGCAAAGGCCCGGCCAGGCCCTTCCTGCCCATTTCAGTTTCCACAGTTTCACTTTTGTTGGTTTCGACACCTGGAGggctcctccctcagcccctacCAGCTCGGCTGCTGCCGGACAGCCCGGGCCTCAGGGGAAGGTCCCGCTTCCTCAGCGCCCTCTGCCTGTCCTCTCTACCCTTCCTGAGTCCCAGAGGAGGCCCCCACCCCTCAGCGCCCACAGAccggcagggagggaggagggccctGGCTGCCTGTGGGGATGGGGCGGACCTCAGCCCTGCTGTTCCTGTCAAGGTTGCTCCCCAGGGTGGAAAGGCGAGGGCAGTCAGGTGGCCGGCGCTGGAGGTGGCCCTTGGCCTGGGGCCCCGAGGATGTGTAGGATCTCGGGTGAGGGCAGGTCACAGAGAGGGGACAGCAGGAGCAGGGGCCAGGTGTGAGAAGAGCCAGTGTCCCCAGGAGCCActaggggtggggggtaggggtcTCAGACGGGGCAGAGCCAGCTGGGAAGGAGCTTGACGTTGGACTGTGGGTCCGGCTGTAAGGTCAGCTCGCCGCTTACTTCCTGTGTGACCTCAGCACCCCGCTAAGCCatcctgggcctcagtctccccatctgtcaGATAGGGGTGGTAGCGGGACCTTGCAGGATCATGTGAACCAGAATTCACACCTGGTGGGGAACTGCCTGGGACCCCACCCGCCTGAGCTCCCACCCCTGTCGGCCCCACAGGACCATGGGCTCCATGTTCCGGAGTGAGGAGGTGGCGCTCGTCCAGCTCTTCCTGCCCACAGCTGCTGCCTACGCCTGCGTGAGCCAGCTTGGGGAGCTGGGCCTTGTGGAGTTCAGAGACGTGAGTGGGGCCGGGGTGGGCGTGAGGGGAGGCCTCGTTCTTGGGTGTCCCATACGGTGGACCATCTCCCCCAGACTGACCCCCGGCCCTGCTTGAATCCTGGCAACCTCTGCCATATATACTTTGCTCTCAGGCCGGCTTTACTCGTGGCTGAGACCGCCCTGTGCCAGCCTGGGTTCAGCCAGGCCTCCTGGGCCCTGCCTCGCCCTTCCCAGGCCACATGGGGTCTGGTGTGTCTTCAGCTGGGCATCTGGAGGGTCACAGCGTACTCAGCACCTTTCTGGGGGAGGCAGCTATGGCCTGAGGAGAGCCGGGCCTGCGCCCTGGTGGGGGGACCTCCTtggccctctgcctggaaaactgATCCCTCCGTTTGGCAACCACAGCTCAATGCCTCGGTGAGTGCCTTCCAGAGACGTTTCGTGGTAGATGTTCGTCGCTGTGAAGAGCTGGAGAAGACCTTCGGTGAGTTGGCCCTGGGCCCACACCCCAGGCacacttcctggaggaggcgccAGTCAAGCTTGATCTGAAAGGAAGAGTCCGAGTTGCCCAGGCGGACGGCAGAGAAGGGAGGTCCGGGCCAGGCCCTGCAGAGCCAGGACGGGGCAGCTGGGATCTTTGGGGTGTTCTTGGGTGAGCTGAGCAGAGGGTCCAGGCCAGGCCCGGCTTGGAAGAGGCCTTGAATACCGAATGAGGGCTCGGGACTTCACCCTCTGGGCGCCAGGAGCCACCCATAGGTTCCTAAGcaggagagaagcatggacagAACTTTTTCTGCTGCAGATGGACTGGGATGGGCAGAGGCCAGGATCCTGGGTCAGGTGCCCCCAAGGAGCAGCTGCTTGGCCCTGGGCAAGAGGGACCCCTGCCCTGGGTTCTATTCTGGAAACGCCTCTTAGGAGGGTCCTGCAAGGTGGGAGGATAGAGCATGTCTGTTTAATGGTTAGATTGACTGATAGGTTTTAAGTCATCAGGCAGGTACCCTGTGGGCCTCCATGCAAGCTCTCATCCCCTGCAGTGCTAGGGCCACCTGCCCGAAGACCGCTATGGGAcccaggccaggggctggggacggAGAGCAGCCCAGAAGAGCCCCAGGGCGGGGGGAGGCGGAGAAGACCTGCAGGGATGGAGGTTTAGCCTGAGGTTTTTCCGGGGTCTCAGACTCAGTGAATCAGTTAGCTGGTGGCCAGCAGAGTTTGGGGTGGCAGTTGGAATTCCCTAGATGTTAGCCATCCCTTGGCTAATAGTGGCCATTGGCTGGTGGTGGCTCCTGAGCCGGCTCCCCAATGCCCGTCCCTCTGCACCCAGCCTTCCTGCAGGAGGAGGTACGGCAGGCTGGGCTGACGCTGCCTCTGCCTGAGGGGGCGCTGCCGGCGCCCTTGCCCCGCGACCTTCTGCACATCCAGGAGGAGACGGATCGCCTAGAACAGGAGCTCCGGGACGTGCGGGGCAACCGGCAGGCCCTGCGGGCCCAGCTCCACCAGCTGCAGCTCCACTCGGCTGTACTGGGCCAGGGCCATGGCCCCTCGGTCAGCTCCGGCCCGGGCAGGgcgtggggaggggcgggggcccaGGCCCCACCTGGGCCGGGACTCATGGCGCCTCTTGGCTCCTAGTTGGCAGCCAGCCACACAGATGGGCCCCTGGAAAGAACACCCCTGCTCCAGTCCCCCGGGGGGCCACACCAGGACCTGAGGGTCAAGTAAGTGAGGGGCAGCTTCGCTCTCTTTCCGGTTGGTGCAGGGGTGAGGCAGGCCAGCTCGGACTTCTTGTCCAGGGCCCTCGTGCAGCCGCCCTCAGGCCTGGACTTCCCTTTGCCCCTGGGGGTCTCTTCTGGCCCTGCCTGGCGGGCTCCTGCCTCCTCTGTGCGGACGGGGGCAGTGTGCCTGGCCCGGGTGAGCGGGGGGGAGGCCGGagcagcccctgcccagccccgcccgtccctGCAGCTTCGTAGCAGGTGCCGTGGAGCCCCACAAGGCCGCCGCCCTGGAGCGCCTGCTCTGGAGGGCCTGCCACGGCTTCCTCATCGCCAGCTTCAGGGACGTGGAGCAGCAGCTGGAGGGGCCCGTGACGGTGAGCGGGCCAGGCGCACAGGCTGGGGTGCGTGCTGGGTGGAGCCGGGACTGCAGGGTGATGTGCGCCCCGCTCCGGCAGGGTGAGCCTGCGACGTGGGTGACCTTCCTCATCTCCTACTGGGGCGAGCAGATCGGGCAGAAGATCCGCAAGATCACTGACTGGTGAGCCCCCGTCGGGTGGGGGGCTGGCCCCCCGCTGCCCTCATGCCCGGGCCCCTGCATGTCACCTCCACCGAGCCCGCTCTGCCACACTGCCCTGTGGGCTCCCTTTAGACTCAGCCTCTGCAAGCCCTGGACCCTGTGCCCACCtcacctcccccctcctccctgccagctTCCACTGCCACGTCTTCCCATTTGTGGAGCAGGAGGAGGCCCGCCGCGCAGccctgcagcagctgcagcagcagagcCAAGAGCTGCAGGAGGTGGGCGCCCGTGGCCTGGCTGTAGCCCtgccttccccctgcccctcccctcctgacacccctcccctgccccccagctcctcctcccccacccctcccctcctgacacccctccccctccccgcccctcccctcctgacacccctcccctccccctccccctccccgcccctaccctcctgacacccctccccctccccgcccctcccttcctgacacccctccccctccccaccccgcccctcctgacacccctcccccaccccccagctcctcctcccccgcccctcccctcctgacacccctcctcctccccgcccctcccctcctgacacccctccccctccccgccctcccctcctgacacccctccccctccccgcccctcccccccaccactcCTCCTGACCCCCTGCTCTGGTCGCAGGTCCTGGGTGAGACGGAGCACTTCCTGAGCCAGGTGCTGGCCCGGGTGCAGAGACTGTTGCCGCCCTGGCAGGTGCAGATCCGCAAGATGAAGGCCGTGTACCTGGCCCTCAACCAGTGCAGCG
Protein-coding regions in this window:
- the NDUFS8 gene encoding NADH dehydrogenase [ubiquinone] iron-sulfur protein 8, mitochondrial isoform X1, which translates into the protein MRCLTTPMLLRALAQAARAGHPSGRSLHRSTAAATYKYVNMREPSMDMKSVTDRAAQTLLWTELIRGLGMTLSYLFREPATINYPFEKGPLSPRFRGEHALRRYPSGEERCIACKLCEAVCPAQVTVPCATPQAITIEAEPRADGSRRTTRYDIDMTKCIYCGFCQEACPVDAIVEGPNFEFSTETHEELLYNKEKLLNNGDKWEAEIAANIQADYLYR
- the NDUFS8 gene encoding NADH dehydrogenase [ubiquinone] iron-sulfur protein 8, mitochondrial isoform X2; amino-acid sequence: MRCLTTPMLLRALAQAARAGHPSGRSLHRSTAAATYKYVNMREPSMDMKSVTDRAAQTLLWTELIRGLGMTLSYLFREPATINYPFEKGPLSPRFRGEHALRRYPSGEERCIACKLCEAVCPAQAITIEAEPRADGSRRTTRYDIDMTKCIYCGFCQEACPVDAIVEGPNFEFSTETHEELLYNKEKLLNNGDKWEAEIAANIQADYLYR
- the NDUFS8 gene encoding NADH dehydrogenase [ubiquinone] iron-sulfur protein 8, mitochondrial isoform X3, whose amino-acid sequence is MREPSMDMKSVTDRAAQTLLWTELIRGLGMTLSYLFREPATINYPFEKGPLSPRFRGEHALRRYPSGEERCIACKLCEAVCPAQVTVPCATPQAITIEAEPRADGSRRTTRYDIDMTKCIYCGFCQEACPVDAIVEGPNFEFSTETHEELLYNKEKLLNNGDKWEAEIAANIQADYLYR